A genomic window from Centroberyx gerrardi isolate f3 chromosome 14, fCenGer3.hap1.cur.20231027, whole genome shotgun sequence includes:
- the ccdc22 gene encoding coiled-coil domain-containing protein 22 isoform X3 has product MFLVEKLPRESAEASDQPAGKSVVLQRAIAVAIKAQLALPWLPPNCRLPLLCETQSPGPLHNFHIQPLSLPHSTKCSGKKQLKEVNDYQRDILPPVTAQPSHHASVAASILEQHMAELSATQEWENEWNSQGLLSRLTPQEYRSRKLTRLHKRIEEQLRSAAQLSPESAIGAPRSNSDLSELLQSFRGAAPTDHILTKGTHFTHTQKFTFAQQTPAAASSMPSGRQSEGDVQVCQQEELASLQQQLQQLCLDVDQLTTDMKQMNVTNTQVWDELKQRELGNNENEERMRVKKKTIDLLPDAENNLAKLQALVEGSAKRVVNLASQWEKHRAPLIDEHRRLKELCSNQDMESSRKLSEIKDLHDKIRQSADEAKKKEGLYKQLITELENLPQDVSRSAYTLRILEIVGNIKKQKEDITKILSDTKELQKEINSLTGKLDRTFAVTDELVFKDAKKDESVRKSYKYLAALHENCSQLIQTIEDTGTILREIRDLEEQIETENGNKTVANLERILEDYKAIRQENSALAAKVREG; this is encoded by the exons ATGTTCCTGGTGGAGAAGCTGCCCAGAGAGAGTGCTGAGGCGTCAGACCAGCCAGCAG GTAAATCGGTGGTCCTCCAGAGAGCCATCGCTGTTGCGATCAAAGCCCAGCTAGCGCTGCCCTGGCTCCCTCCCAACTGCAGACTGCCGCTGCTCTGTGAAACACAG AGCCCAGGACCATTGCACAACTTCCACATTCAGCCTCTAAGTTTACCACACAGCACTAAATGTTCAGGGAAGAAGCAGTTGAAAG AGGTGAATGACTACCAGAGGGATATCCTTCCTCCTGTGACTGCCCAGCCTTCCCATCATGCCTCAGTGGCGGCGTCCATACTAGAGCAGCACATGGCTGAGCTGAGCGCCACTCAGGAGTGGGAGAATGAGTGGAACAGCCAGGGACTCCTCTCTCGCCTCACACCACAG GAGTACCGATCCAGGAAACTAACCCGCCTGCATAAACGCATCGAGGAGCAGCTTCGCTCTGCTGCCCAGCTCAGCCCTGAAAGTGCCATTGGTGCCCCTCGCTCCAACTCCGACTTATCAGAGCTGCTCCAGTCCTTTAGAGGCGCTGCCCCCACCGACCACATCCTGACCAAGGGCACTCACTTCACCCACACCCAGAAATTCACCTTTGCTCAG cagacgccagcagcagccagctccATGCCCAGCGGGCGGCAGTCAGAGGGCGATGTCCAGGTCTGCCAACAGGAGGAGCTGGcatcgctgcagcagcagctccagcagctttGCCTCGATGTCGACCAGCTAACCACAGACATGAAGCAGATGAATGTCACCAATACACAG GTGTGGGATGAGTTGAAGCAGAGAGAGTTGGGGAACAATGAAAACGAGGAGAGAATGCGGGTGAAGAAGAAAACCATTGACTTGTTGCCAGACGCTGAGAACAACTTGGCAAAGCTTCAG GCTCTGGTAGAGGGCAGTGCCAAGCGAGTGGTGAACCTGGCGTCTCAGTGGGAGAAACACCGTGCTCCACTCATCGATGAGCATCGCAGACTCAAAGAACTCTGCAGCAATCAGGAT aTGGAATCATCCAGAAAGCTGTCTGAAATCAAGGATCTGCATGACAAAATCCGTCAGTCTGCAGATGAAGCCAAGAAGAAGGAAGGGCTGTACAAACAACTG ATAACAGAGTTAGAAAATCTCCCACAAGATGTCTCTCGTTCGGCGTACACGCTGAGGATTCTAGAGATTGTTGGCAACATCAAGAAACAGAAGGAGGATATTACAAAG ATTTTGTCGGACACCAAGGAACTACAGAAAGAGATCAACAGCCTGACAGGAAAACTGGACAGGACCTTTGCTGTGACTGATGAACTTGTCTTCAAG GATGCCAAAAAAGATGAATCCGTCCGCAAGTCATACAAGTACTTGGCTGCATTGCATGAA AATTGCAGTCAGTTGATTCAAACAATTGAAGACACAGGCACAATCTTGAGGGAGATCCGAGATCTAGAGGAGCAG ATTGAGACAGAAAATGGTAATAAGACTGTGGCCAACCTGGAGAGGATTCTGGAGGACTACAAGGCTATTCGACAGGAGAACTCTGCACTGGCCGCCAAAGTCCGAGAGGGCTGA